A window of the Microbacterium sp. LWH13-1.2 genome harbors these coding sequences:
- the cydD gene encoding thiol reductant ABC exporter subunit CydD — protein MKPVDIRLLRYASAARGFLLLSGAIGVVQTAVTIAFAWMLTDAVTGALSGRDVTTTLLWLLGLAALRGVLIAASDAAGTRAAAKTGMQLRVALIAAVGRLGPGWLAQRNQAQLAVTAGHGLEALDAYFARYIPQLVLTVIATPVLVAVMWWQDWPSGLTALITLPLIPLFLILIGIATRTVQRTQWQTLQRLAARFADTVQGLSTLRLFGRERRAAAQIEATADEYRRETMKVLRFSFLSGFAMELLASIAVALIAVAVGFRLLSGDLSLEVGLFVLLLAPEAFLPIRQVGVQFHAASEGVAATEDVFEVLDAAEARVVGVHNSARNRGTVPEEELSAGFGRVHAELRTANARDLVVSDLRVRDLPPVSFTATPGTVTLIEGPSGAGKSSLLAALRGAVEFEGVATVGGVDVRDLAPSAWLAWSGQRPQLSRGTIAANVALGDADPDADRIRRALDDACAQELDPTFELGVQGSGLSGGQAQRVAVARALYRQADRPDEVLALDEPSSALDPETEARLWASLRARADAGATVLLVSHRRSARDISDHVVELGVSA, from the coding sequence GTGAAGCCGGTCGACATCCGTCTGCTGCGCTACGCGAGCGCCGCGCGCGGATTCCTGCTGCTGTCGGGTGCGATCGGCGTCGTGCAGACGGCGGTGACGATCGCGTTCGCCTGGATGCTGACGGATGCCGTCACCGGCGCTCTCTCCGGACGCGATGTCACGACGACGCTGCTCTGGCTGCTCGGTCTCGCAGCCCTTCGCGGGGTGCTGATCGCCGCGTCCGATGCCGCCGGAACCCGCGCTGCGGCGAAGACCGGGATGCAGCTGCGTGTCGCGCTGATCGCCGCCGTCGGCCGCCTCGGGCCGGGCTGGCTCGCGCAGCGCAACCAGGCGCAGCTCGCTGTCACTGCAGGCCACGGGCTCGAAGCGCTCGATGCGTACTTCGCCCGCTACATCCCGCAGCTGGTGCTCACGGTCATCGCGACGCCCGTGCTCGTCGCGGTGATGTGGTGGCAGGACTGGCCGAGCGGCCTGACGGCGCTCATCACGCTGCCGCTCATCCCGCTGTTCCTGATCCTGATCGGCATCGCCACCCGCACCGTGCAGCGCACGCAGTGGCAGACGCTGCAGCGCCTCGCGGCCCGGTTTGCCGACACGGTGCAGGGGCTCTCGACGCTGCGTCTGTTCGGGCGGGAGCGCCGGGCGGCCGCCCAGATCGAGGCCACGGCCGACGAGTACCGCCGCGAGACCATGAAGGTGCTGCGGTTCTCGTTCCTCTCGGGCTTCGCGATGGAGCTGCTGGCCTCGATCGCGGTGGCGCTGATCGCTGTGGCGGTCGGGTTCCGGCTGCTGTCGGGCGACCTGTCGCTCGAGGTCGGGCTGTTCGTGCTGCTGCTCGCACCCGAGGCGTTCCTGCCGATCCGACAGGTCGGCGTGCAGTTCCACGCCGCGTCCGAGGGTGTCGCGGCGACGGAGGACGTGTTCGAGGTGCTGGATGCGGCGGAGGCTCGCGTCGTCGGCGTTCACAATTCAGCACGGAACCGTGGCACGGTGCCGGAAGAAGAGCTGAGCGCTGGTTTCGGCCGTGTTCATGCTGAATTGCGAACGGCGAATGCGCGAGACCTCGTCGTCTCGGATCTGCGCGTGCGCGATCTGCCGCCGGTCTCGTTCACTGCGACGCCCGGAACCGTCACCCTGATCGAGGGCCCGAGCGGCGCGGGCAAGTCGAGTCTGCTCGCGGCCCTGCGCGGGGCGGTCGAGTTCGAGGGGGTTGCCACGGTCGGCGGCGTCGATGTGCGCGACCTCGCCCCGTCGGCATGGCTGGCGTGGAGCGGACAGCGGCCCCAGCTGAGCCGTGGCACGATCGCGGCGAACGTGGCGCTGGGGGATGCGGACCCGGATGCTGACCGCATCCGCCGCGCACTCGACGATGCGTGCGCGCAGGAACTGGATCCGACGTTTGAACTCGGCGTGCAGGGCAGCGGGCTGTCGGGTGGCCAGGCGCAGCGTGTCGCGGTCGCACGGGCGCTGTATCGGCAGGCCGATCGCCCCGACGAGGTGCTGGCGCTCGACGAGCCGTCGAGCGCGCTGGATCCCGAGACCGAAGCGCGGCTCTGGGCGTCGCTGCGTGCGCGCGCGGATGCCGGCGCGACGGTGCTGCTCGTGTCGCACCGCCGATCGGCGAGAGACATCTCCGACCACGTCGTGGAGCTGGGGGTGAGCGCGTGA
- the cydB gene encoding cytochrome d ubiquinol oxidase subunit II, translating to MEYMWFWIVAFLFVGYFVLDGFDFGVGMSLPFLGKNDVSRRQVINTIGPIWDLNETWVIVAGACLFASFPEWYATLFSGFYLPLLLILLALILRGVSFEYRHQRESAKWKRGFDRMIVIGSAVPALLWGVAFGNIVQGVAIDESHIYVGGFFALLNPYSLLVGVTTLLLFFLHGVLFVSLKTDGQVHADARRLVKLAAGPTVLAAAGTVIWTIGIAWGRQSPLMLMVIGCGLVAALALIASVLFSLRGRDGRAFTAGAVTVASAVVMLFAALFPYVMPSTIDPAFSLTIENASSTPYTLTIMSWTALIALPLVLAYQTWTYWIFRKRVTRSSIEGAPAHA from the coding sequence ATGGAATACATGTGGTTCTGGATCGTCGCCTTCCTCTTCGTCGGCTACTTCGTGCTCGACGGGTTCGACTTCGGCGTGGGCATGTCGCTGCCGTTCCTCGGCAAGAACGACGTCTCGCGTCGTCAGGTGATCAACACGATCGGTCCGATCTGGGATCTCAACGAGACCTGGGTCATCGTCGCCGGCGCGTGCCTGTTCGCGTCGTTCCCCGAGTGGTACGCGACGCTGTTCAGCGGGTTCTATCTGCCGCTGCTGCTGATCCTGCTCGCGCTCATCCTGCGCGGGGTGTCGTTCGAGTACCGGCACCAGCGCGAGTCGGCGAAGTGGAAGCGCGGCTTCGACCGGATGATCGTGATCGGATCGGCCGTGCCGGCGCTGCTCTGGGGCGTCGCCTTCGGCAACATCGTGCAGGGGGTGGCGATCGATGAGAGCCACATCTACGTCGGCGGCTTCTTCGCGCTCCTGAACCCGTACTCGCTGCTCGTCGGCGTGACGACGCTGCTGCTGTTCTTCCTGCACGGCGTGCTGTTCGTCTCGCTCAAGACAGACGGACAGGTGCACGCGGATGCTCGTCGCCTGGTGAAGCTCGCCGCAGGGCCCACGGTGCTCGCCGCAGCCGGAACCGTGATCTGGACCATCGGCATCGCCTGGGGGCGCCAGTCTCCACTGATGCTCATGGTGATCGGCTGCGGTCTCGTCGCCGCGCTCGCTCTCATCGCATCGGTGCTGTTCTCGCTGCGAGGCCGCGACGGACGGGCCTTCACCGCGGGCGCTGTGACCGTGGCATCCGCCGTGGTGATGCTGTTCGCGGCGCTGTTCCCCTACGTGATGCCGTCGACGATCGACCCGGCGTTCAGCCTCACGATCGAGAACGCCTCGAGCACGCCGTATACGCTGACGATCATGAGTTGGACCGCCCTGATCGCCCTGCCGCTCGTGCTGGCGTACCAGACGTGGACCTACTGGATCTTCCGCAAGCGGGTCACCCGCAGCTCGATCGAGGGGGCTCCGGCGCACGCGTGA
- the cydC gene encoding thiol reductant ABC exporter subunit CydC, producing MSADSARIRGILRLAQPPVRRFLPGLIWGFLSAGAAVSLLAVSGWLIVSASIVDSLVPLSIAVVGVRFFAVSRAVTRYLERLSGHDAALRQLASTRADMVRRLTPLSPAGLGRTDHGRVLSALVDDVENLQNLPLRVVQPLAVSGLVALGAVGFLAFVSVPAALTLAACLVIAAAAAIGLGWLFGSRAEAVVSSRRGDLSAALTDYFGSLDVLLAYGAEPQARERVRQADAELRRAVSRASLAQAIAAGVVSAVAGAASVWALAVAAPGLQTGVIDGPWLAVAVLVPMIVFEVFGAVPIAAASWRSVRSSAERIVDVLPSEVPGELRSDDGEDAEIVGVPTLRLRGARAWWPGGAPALRGVDLDLHPGERVLVSGPSGAGKSSLAAALVGFLRVDGEYSVGGMDAAALSGPGLRRTIGLCEQSPQLFDEDIRQNLLFARDDATDDELLAVLDRVGLGTWVRDRGGLDARVGDRGGLVSGGQAQRIALARALLRGFPVLVLDEPTAGVDPDASDALLRDLLQAAGEQSVLLISHVAPPVGTVDRAVRLEDGRTVSA from the coding sequence GTGAGCGCCGACTCCGCTCGCATCCGCGGCATCCTTCGCCTGGCGCAGCCGCCTGTTCGTCGCTTCCTCCCTGGCCTGATCTGGGGCTTCCTCTCGGCTGGTGCCGCGGTCAGCCTGCTCGCGGTCAGCGGCTGGCTGATCGTCAGCGCGTCGATCGTGGATTCGCTCGTACCTCTGTCGATCGCCGTGGTGGGCGTGCGGTTCTTCGCGGTGTCGCGCGCCGTCACCCGCTATCTCGAGCGGCTGAGCGGGCATGATGCGGCCCTGCGTCAGCTCGCGTCGACCCGTGCCGACATGGTGCGGCGGTTGACTCCGCTGTCGCCTGCCGGGCTCGGACGCACCGACCACGGACGGGTGCTGTCGGCTCTGGTCGACGACGTCGAGAATCTGCAGAATCTGCCGCTACGGGTGGTGCAGCCGCTCGCGGTGTCGGGGCTCGTGGCGCTCGGCGCGGTGGGGTTCCTCGCGTTCGTGTCGGTGCCCGCGGCTCTCACCCTCGCGGCATGTCTGGTCATCGCGGCCGCTGCGGCGATCGGTCTCGGCTGGTTGTTCGGCTCCCGCGCCGAGGCAGTCGTGTCGAGTCGCCGCGGAGATCTGTCCGCCGCGCTCACCGACTACTTCGGCTCGCTCGACGTGCTGCTCGCCTACGGAGCAGAGCCGCAGGCCCGCGAGCGCGTGCGACAGGCGGATGCCGAATTGCGGCGCGCGGTGAGCCGCGCCTCGCTCGCGCAGGCGATCGCCGCCGGGGTCGTGTCTGCGGTGGCGGGTGCTGCATCGGTGTGGGCACTGGCGGTGGCCGCGCCGGGTCTGCAGACCGGTGTGATCGACGGGCCCTGGTTGGCTGTCGCTGTGCTGGTGCCCATGATCGTGTTCGAGGTCTTCGGCGCGGTGCCGATCGCGGCGGCATCCTGGCGGAGCGTGCGGTCGAGTGCCGAGCGCATCGTCGACGTGCTGCCCTCCGAGGTGCCGGGCGAACTGCGGTCGGACGACGGCGAGGATGCCGAGATCGTCGGCGTTCCGACTCTGCGACTGCGTGGCGCGCGGGCGTGGTGGCCCGGTGGGGCGCCGGCGTTGCGAGGAGTGGATCTCGATCTGCATCCCGGCGAGCGCGTGCTGGTGTCGGGGCCGAGCGGGGCGGGCAAGAGCTCTCTGGCTGCCGCGCTCGTCGGATTCCTGCGGGTCGACGGCGAGTATTCCGTGGGCGGCATGGATGCTGCGGCGCTGTCGGGTCCCGGGCTCCGCCGCACGATCGGGCTGTGCGAGCAGAGTCCGCAGCTGTTCGACGAGGACATCCGGCAGAACCTGTTGTTCGCCCGCGACGATGCGACCGATGATGAGCTGCTCGCCGTGCTCGACCGGGTCGGACTCGGGACGTGGGTGCGCGACCGCGGCGGACTCGACGCCCGCGTCGGCGATCGTGGAGGACTCGTGTCGGGCGGTCAGGCGCAGCGCATCGCCCTGGCGCGAGCGCTGCTGCGCGGCTTCCCGGTGCTCGTGCTCGACGAGCCGACCGCGGGGGTCGATCCCGACGCATCCGATGCCCTGCTGCGCGACCTGCTGCAGGCGGCGGGGGAGCAGTCGGTGCTGCTGATCTCGCACGTCGCCCCTCCGGTCGGAACCGTCGACCGGGCCGTCCGGCTGGAAGACGGGCGCACCGTCTCGGCGTAG